The following proteins come from a genomic window of Legionella cherrii:
- the asnA gene encoding aspartate--ammonia ligase — protein sequence MKQAFIEKQKQISFVKSFFSRELEHRLGLVEVQAPLLACVGDGVQDNLSGTEQAVSVKVKAIPDRTYEIVHSLAKWKRKLLGEFAFPTGEGIYTHMIALRPDEEVLSATHSVLVDQWDWERVIDTKDRGLNYLKQTVIELYDAIKKTEKTVSDLYGLTPFLPSYIHFMYTEELLALYPNLSPKERERAITKKYGAVFLIGIGGSLSNGKPHDVRAPDYDDWSSVNEVGFTGLNGDILVWNPIIDDVFEISSMGIRVNEAILKYQLALTGHQHRLDYDWHQRLISGSLPQTIGGGIGQSRLVMLLLQKKHIGQVQCGVWPDKCIEI from the coding sequence ATGAAACAGGCATTTATTGAAAAACAAAAACAAATAAGTTTTGTGAAATCTTTTTTTTCTCGTGAACTCGAACACCGGTTAGGCCTCGTTGAAGTGCAAGCACCATTATTGGCTTGTGTAGGTGATGGTGTGCAAGATAATTTGTCAGGTACAGAACAAGCAGTTTCAGTCAAGGTTAAAGCCATACCGGATCGTACTTATGAGATCGTTCATTCCTTAGCTAAATGGAAAAGAAAGTTACTCGGAGAATTCGCCTTTCCAACTGGAGAAGGCATTTATACCCATATGATCGCTTTAAGACCTGACGAAGAGGTATTAAGTGCGACTCATTCTGTGTTGGTGGATCAATGGGATTGGGAACGTGTTATTGATACTAAAGACCGTGGCTTGAATTATTTAAAACAAACGGTCATCGAGCTCTATGATGCCATAAAAAAAACGGAAAAAACGGTCAGTGATCTTTATGGTTTAACTCCATTTCTACCCTCATACATTCATTTTATGTATACAGAAGAATTACTTGCTTTATATCCTAATCTATCTCCTAAAGAAAGAGAGCGGGCTATTACCAAAAAATATGGTGCTGTTTTTTTAATTGGAATTGGAGGTTCTTTATCAAATGGAAAACCGCATGATGTTCGTGCTCCAGATTATGACGATTGGAGCTCAGTCAATGAGGTGGGATTTACAGGCTTAAATGGAGATATTCTAGTATGGAACCCAATCATCGATGATGTTTTTGAAATTTCTTCTATGGGTATTCGAGTGAATGAAGCCATATTGAAATATCAATTGGCATTAACAGGCCATCAACATCGTTTGGATTATGATTGGCATCAGCGATTGATTTCTGGCTCTTTGCCGCAAACAATTGGTGGTGGCATAGGGCAATCGCGTTTGGTGATGCTGCTGTTGCAAAAAAAGCATATTGGGCAAGTTCAATGTGGTGTTTGGCCTGATAAATGTATCGAAATTTGA